The proteins below come from a single Drosophila miranda strain MSH22 chromosome Y unlocalized genomic scaffold, D.miranda_PacBio2.1 Contig_Y1_pilon, whole genome shotgun sequence genomic window:
- the LOC117189821 gene encoding uncharacterized protein LOC117189821 isoform X2: MYYFSIQLIRKTKGEAEIEINYDSVKRTLQRKRQPFLPKPPSSAENVLEAFQDENIMSRFGITKGNTANQFYKKVYASSSFAYCIFSSDKVITLMQANIPEHNRHYLIDATFKVCPFGDFKQLLIIYIKYLQKITPFVFVLMTRKTELCYQHLFTYIDSNICCLKGASFISDYEKAMRNALKGLHPNMNFYACWFHFTQACKKNAKQSSGFENTLKCNKKAYMLFMKFLHLPLLPESKIVEAFNLLKGEAINLNKKLFSPFLKYFNRQWLKKEGPKSISVFKRSTRTTSSVEAYNLNLGNKIRANGHFFKFVQCLIDAEYEKSREFALLFQNGGNGNQTQKKKLRDRSKKIMDAMDLFERGEIDIQGFLTCTVSLADRFSKQDFFEGVDNESNLTGMSSDMKSSTSSLSSNASHSSQSSDKSLVQMNPCNVCLCNPKSVLLRPCNHVNICGTCWDQIVAHNQAKKELEENENIKPKCPSCNREVEEAIRNVFIYN; this comes from the exons ATGTATTATTTTTCTATTCAATTAATTAGGAAAACAAAAGGTGAAGCGGAGATTGAAATAAATTATGACTCTGTCAAACGCACTTTGCAAAGAAAAAGACAGCCTTTCTTGCCAAAGCCTCCATCTTCTGCAGAGAATGTTCTGGAAGCTTTTCAAGACGAAAATATTATGAGCCGTTTTGGAATAACCAAGGGAAATACTGCAAATCAGTTCTATAAAAAAGTGTACGCATCGAGCTCGTTTGCTTATTGCATATTTTCATCAGACAAGGTAATCACTTTGATGCAAGCCAACATTCCGGAGCATAATAGGCATTATTTAATTGATGCTACATTTAAAGTGTGCCCTTTTGGAGATTTTAAGCAActtttaataatttatattaaatatttgcaGAAG ATAAccccttttgtttttgttttgatgaCTCGCAAAACGGAGCTGTGTTATCAGCACTTATTCACATATATAGACTCGAATATTTGCTGCCTTAAAGGAGCATCCTTTATATCAGATTACGAAAAGGCAATGCGTAACGCGTTAAAAGGTCTGCATCCCAACATGAATTTTTACGCCTGTTGGTTTCATTTTACTCAAGCATGCAAGAAAAATGCCAAGCAATCGAGTGGTTTTGAAAATACGCTGAAATGCAATAAGAAAGCTTACATGCTATTTATGAAATTTTTGCACTTGCCGCTTTTACCAGAAAGCAAAATTGTCGAAGCATTTAACCTTCTAAAAGGCGAAGCAATAAACTTAAATAAGAAGCTGTTTTCtccatttttaaaatattttaatagaCAGTGGCTTAAAAag GAGGGACCAAAAAGCATATCCGTGTTTAAGAGGTCAACTAGAACCACGAGCTCAGTAGAAGCTTATAATTTGAATTTGGGAAATAAAATTCGAGCAAATGGGCacttttttaaatttgttcaATGTCTTATTGATGCAGAATATGAAAAAAGTCGCGAGTTTGCTTTACTCTTTCAAAATGGTGGTAATGGAAATCAGACACAGAAGAAGAAATTACGT GATCGctcaaaaaaaataatggaCGCAATGGATCTTTTTGAAAGAGGTGAAATAGATATACAGGGATTTCTGACATGCACTGTTTCCTTAGCTGACCGCTTTTCAAAGCAGGACTTCTTTGAAGGGGTGGACAATGAAAGCAATTTAACTGGAATGTCTTCTGATATGAAATCTTCCACATCGTCACTTTCATCGAATGCTTCTCATTCAAGTCAGTCATCTGATAAATCATTGGTTCAAATGAATCCATGCAATGTGTGCCTCTGTAACCCAAAGTCTGTGTTGTTGCGCCCGTGCAATCACGTAAACATTTGTGGTACATGTTGGGATCAAATTGTGGCCCACAACCAAGCAAAAAAAGAGTTggaagaaaatgaaaatataaAGCCAAAATGTCCAAGTTGCAACCGAGAAGTCGAAGAGGCCATACGCAATGTTTTTATTTACAATTAA
- the LOC117189821 gene encoding uncharacterized protein LOC117189821 isoform X3 has translation MSRFGITKGNTANQFYKKVYASSSFAYCIFSSDKVITLMQANIPEHNRHYLIDATFKVCPFGDFKQLLIIYIKYLQKITPFVFVLMTRKTELCYQHLFTYIDSNICCLKGASFISDYEKAMRNALKGLHPNMNFYACWFHFTQACKKNAKQSSGFENTLKCNKKAYMLFMKFLHLPLLPESKIVEAFNLLKGEAINLNKKLFSPFLKYFNRQWLKKEGPKSISVFKRSTRTTSSVEAYNLNLGNKIRANGHFFKFVQCLIDAEYEKSREFALLFQNGGNGNQTQKKKLRDRSKKIMDAMDLFERGEIDIQGFLTCTVSLADRFSKQDFFEGVDNESNLTGMSSDMKSSTSSLSSNASHSSQSSDKSLVQMNPCNVCLCNPKSVLLRPCNHVNICGTCWDQIVAHNQAKKELEENENIKPKCPSCNREVEEAIRNVFIYN, from the exons ATGAGCCGTTTTGGAATAACCAAGGGAAATACTGCAAATCAGTTCTATAAAAAAGTGTACGCATCGAGCTCGTTTGCTTATTGCATATTTTCATCAGACAAGGTAATCACTTTGATGCAAGCCAACATTCCGGAGCATAATAGGCATTATTTAATTGATGCTACATTTAAAGTGTGCCCTTTTGGAGATTTTAAGCAActtttaataatttatattaaatatttgcaGAAG ATAAccccttttgtttttgttttgatgaCTCGCAAAACGGAGCTGTGTTATCAGCACTTATTCACATATATAGACTCGAATATTTGCTGCCTTAAAGGAGCATCCTTTATATCAGATTACGAAAAGGCAATGCGTAACGCGTTAAAAGGTCTGCATCCCAACATGAATTTTTACGCCTGTTGGTTTCATTTTACTCAAGCATGCAAGAAAAATGCCAAGCAATCGAGTGGTTTTGAAAATACGCTGAAATGCAATAAGAAAGCTTACATGCTATTTATGAAATTTTTGCACTTGCCGCTTTTACCAGAAAGCAAAATTGTCGAAGCATTTAACCTTCTAAAAGGCGAAGCAATAAACTTAAATAAGAAGCTGTTTTCtccatttttaaaatattttaatagaCAGTGGCTTAAAAag GAGGGACCAAAAAGCATATCCGTGTTTAAGAGGTCAACTAGAACCACGAGCTCAGTAGAAGCTTATAATTTGAATTTGGGAAATAAAATTCGAGCAAATGGGCacttttttaaatttgttcaATGTCTTATTGATGCAGAATATGAAAAAAGTCGCGAGTTTGCTTTACTCTTTCAAAATGGTGGTAATGGAAATCAGACACAGAAGAAGAAATTACGT GATCGctcaaaaaaaataatggaCGCAATGGATCTTTTTGAAAGAGGTGAAATAGATATACAGGGATTTCTGACATGCACTGTTTCCTTAGCTGACCGCTTTTCAAAGCAGGACTTCTTTGAAGGGGTGGACAATGAAAGCAATTTAACTGGAATGTCTTCTGATATGAAATCTTCCACATCGTCACTTTCATCGAATGCTTCTCATTCAAGTCAGTCATCTGATAAATCATTGGTTCAAATGAATCCATGCAATGTGTGCCTCTGTAACCCAAAGTCTGTGTTGTTGCGCCCGTGCAATCACGTAAACATTTGTGGTACATGTTGGGATCAAATTGTGGCCCACAACCAAGCAAAAAAAGAGTTggaagaaaatgaaaatataaAGCCAAAATGTCCAAGTTGCAACCGAGAAGTCGAAGAGGCCATACGCAATGTTTTTATTTACAATTAA
- the LOC117189821 gene encoding uncharacterized protein LOC117189821 isoform X1: MDYENIKFEFREGSRAGCSLLLFSLCEQQIYVKNKQLKLGETTYICRVKLCKARVYLSADKSRVYSNPEYVVHSHGPQSDEMEKISALSEIKLKCENNSNFDTKKVFNDVLAEKTKGEAEIEINYDSVKRTLQRKRQPFLPKPPSSAENVLEAFQDENIMSRFGITKGNTANQFYKKVYASSSFAYCIFSSDKVITLMQANIPEHNRHYLIDATFKVCPFGDFKQLLIIYIKYLQKITPFVFVLMTRKTELCYQHLFTYIDSNICCLKGASFISDYEKAMRNALKGLHPNMNFYACWFHFTQACKKNAKQSSGFENTLKCNKKAYMLFMKFLHLPLLPESKIVEAFNLLKGEAINLNKKLFSPFLKYFNRQWLKKEGPKSISVFKRSTRTTSSVEAYNLNLGNKIRANGHFFKFVQCLIDAEYEKSREFALLFQNGGNGNQTQKKKLRDRSKKIMDAMDLFERGEIDIQGFLTCTVSLADRFSKQDFFEGVDNESNLTGMSSDMKSSTSSLSSNASHSSQSSDKSLVQMNPCNVCLCNPKSVLLRPCNHVNICGTCWDQIVAHNQAKKELEENENIKPKCPSCNREVEEAIRNVFIYN; this comes from the exons ATGGACTAcgaaaatattaaatttgaaTTCAGAGAAGGAAGCCGAGCGGGCTGCTCGTTACTGTTGTTTTCATTATGCGAGCAACAAATTTAtgtaaaaaacaaacaattaAAACTAGGCGAAACCACATACATATGCCGGGTTAAACTCTGTAAAGCTAGAGTTTATTTAAGTGCAGACAAATCTAGAGTTTACTCAAATCCTGAATATGTTGTGCATAGCCATGGCCCTCAGAGTGatgaaatggaaaaaatcAGTGCTCTTAGTGAAATAAAACTGAAGTGCGAAAATAATAGCAATTTCGACACCAAAAAAGTATTCAATGATGTTCTTGCTGA GAAAACAAAAGGTGAAGCGGAGATTGAAATAAATTATGACTCTGTCAAACGCACTTTGCAAAGAAAAAGACAGCCTTTCTTGCCAAAGCCTCCATCTTCTGCAGAGAATGTTCTGGAAGCTTTTCAAGACGAAAATATTATGAGCCGTTTTGGAATAACCAAGGGAAATACTGCAAATCAGTTCTATAAAAAAGTGTACGCATCGAGCTCGTTTGCTTATTGCATATTTTCATCAGACAAGGTAATCACTTTGATGCAAGCCAACATTCCGGAGCATAATAGGCATTATTTAATTGATGCTACATTTAAAGTGTGCCCTTTTGGAGATTTTAAGCAActtttaataatttatattaaatatttgcaGAAG ATAAccccttttgtttttgttttgatgaCTCGCAAAACGGAGCTGTGTTATCAGCACTTATTCACATATATAGACTCGAATATTTGCTGCCTTAAAGGAGCATCCTTTATATCAGATTACGAAAAGGCAATGCGTAACGCGTTAAAAGGTCTGCATCCCAACATGAATTTTTACGCCTGTTGGTTTCATTTTACTCAAGCATGCAAGAAAAATGCCAAGCAATCGAGTGGTTTTGAAAATACGCTGAAATGCAATAAGAAAGCTTACATGCTATTTATGAAATTTTTGCACTTGCCGCTTTTACCAGAAAGCAAAATTGTCGAAGCATTTAACCTTCTAAAAGGCGAAGCAATAAACTTAAATAAGAAGCTGTTTTCtccatttttaaaatattttaatagaCAGTGGCTTAAAAag GAGGGACCAAAAAGCATATCCGTGTTTAAGAGGTCAACTAGAACCACGAGCTCAGTAGAAGCTTATAATTTGAATTTGGGAAATAAAATTCGAGCAAATGGGCacttttttaaatttgttcaATGTCTTATTGATGCAGAATATGAAAAAAGTCGCGAGTTTGCTTTACTCTTTCAAAATGGTGGTAATGGAAATCAGACACAGAAGAAGAAATTACGT GATCGctcaaaaaaaataatggaCGCAATGGATCTTTTTGAAAGAGGTGAAATAGATATACAGGGATTTCTGACATGCACTGTTTCCTTAGCTGACCGCTTTTCAAAGCAGGACTTCTTTGAAGGGGTGGACAATGAAAGCAATTTAACTGGAATGTCTTCTGATATGAAATCTTCCACATCGTCACTTTCATCGAATGCTTCTCATTCAAGTCAGTCATCTGATAAATCATTGGTTCAAATGAATCCATGCAATGTGTGCCTCTGTAACCCAAAGTCTGTGTTGTTGCGCCCGTGCAATCACGTAAACATTTGTGGTACATGTTGGGATCAAATTGTGGCCCACAACCAAGCAAAAAAAGAGTTggaagaaaatgaaaatataaAGCCAAAATGTCCAAGTTGCAACCGAGAAGTCGAAGAGGCCATACGCAATGTTTTTATTTACAATTAA